From a region of the Osmia lignaria lignaria isolate PbOS001 chromosome 1, iyOsmLign1, whole genome shotgun sequence genome:
- the beta-Spec gene encoding spectrin beta chain isoform X2 translates to MTTDISVVRAGWDPTLQQEIVDEYEYDGGNSSSRLFERSRIKALAGERELVQKKTFQKWVNSHLVRCSCRIGDLYVDLRDGKMLIKLLEILSGERLPRPTKGKMRIHCLENVDKALQFLREQRVHLENMGSHDIVDGNPRLSLGLIWTIILRFQIQDITIEETDNQETKSAKDALLLWCQMKTAGYHNVNVRNFTTSWRDGLAFNAIIHKHRPDLIQFDKLSKSNAIYNLNNAFNVAEDKLGLTKLLDAEDIFVDHPDEKSIITYVVTYYHYFSKMKQETVQGKRIGKVVGIAMENDRMIHEYESLTSDLLRWIEGTIEALGDRRFANSLVGVQSQLSQFSNYRTVEKPPKFVEKGNLEVLLFTLQSKMRANNQKPYTPKEGKMISDINKAWERLEKAEHERELALREELIRQEKLEQLAARFNRKASMRETWLSENQRLVSQDNFGFDLAAVEAAAKKHEAIETDIFAYEERVQAVMAVSQELETENYHDIERINARKDNVLRLWNYLLELLRARRMRLELSLQLQQNFQEMLYILDSMEEIKMRLLTDDYGKHLMGVEDLLQKHSLVEADINVLGERVKAVVQQSQKFLEHGEGYRPCDPTIIVERVQQLEDAYAELVRLAVERRARLEESRKLWQFYWDMADEENWIKEKEQIVSTGDIGHDLTTINLLLSKHKALENEIQSHEPQLMSVVAVGDELVRQQHFGSDRIQERLQEILGMWNHLLDLAAFRRKRLEEAVDYHQLFADADDIDIWMLDTLKLVSSEDVGRDEANVQSLLKKHKDVTDELKNYAATIDQLHQQAAGLGEQDAKSSEVLERLASIDSRYKELMELAKLRKQRLLDALSLYKLFSESDGVEQWIGEKNRMLETMVPAKDIEDVEIMKHRYNGFEKEMYANASRVAVVNQLARQLLHVEHPNSEQIVARQNELNQKWAELREKAENKRDELNSAHGVQTFHIECRETVSWIEDKKRILQQTDSLEMDLTGVMTLQRRLSGMERDLAAIQAKLDALEMEAQNIQQQNLEDPEVIRERITQIHTIWEQLTQMLKERDAKLEEAGDLHRFLRDLDHFQAWLTKTQTDVASEDTPTTLADAEKLLTQHQNIKEEIDNYTDDYQKMMEYGERLTSEAGDGDTQYMFLRERLNALKMGWEELHQMWVNRKLLLSNSLNLQVFDRDARQAEVLLSQQEHILAKDETPANFEQAEHMIKRHEAFMTTMDANDEKINNVVQFAGRLVDEGHFAADKVKKKAESINERRRVNREKANQCMEKLKDQLQLQMFLQDCEELGEWVQEKHITAQDETYRSAKTVHSKWTRHQAFEAEIASNKDRLQQLQQAAEELIQQKPDLADIIKPKVAELADQFEELETTTHDKGERLFDANREVLIHQTCDDIDSWMNELEKQIESTDTGSDLASVNILMQKQQMIETQMAVKARQVTELDKQAEHLQRTVPDDKMEEIKCKKEKVAQRFAQLKAPLIDRQRQLEKKKEAFQFRRDVEDEKLWIAEKMPQATSTEYGNSLFNVHMLKKKNQSLRTEIENHEPRINLVCNNGQKLIDEGHEDSPEFQKLIPELTEKWKELKDAVDDRNKHLLQNEKAQQYFFDATEAESWMSEQELYMMVEDRGKDEISAQNLMKKHESLEHAVEDYAETIRQLGETARQLINDQHPLADQIAVKQSQVDKLYAGLKDLAGERRAKLDEALQLFMLNREVDDLEQWIAERELVAGSHELGQDYDHVTLLWERFKEFARDTEAIGSERVAAVNGIADSLIATGHSDAATIAEWKDGLNEVWQDLLELIDTRTQMLQASRELHKFFHDCKDVLGRILEKQNAMSDELGRDAGSVSALQRKHGNFMQDLSTLQSQVSQIQEESAKLQACYAGDKAREITNREGEVVAAWNNLQSLCEGRRTKLEDTGDLYRFFNMVRTLMIWMDDVVRQMNTSEKPRDVAGVELLMNNHQSLKAEIDAREDNLMACINLGKDLLARNHYANSQIKEKLAALTDHRNALLHRWEERWENLQLILEVYQFARDAAVAEAWLIAQEPYLMSQELGHTIDEVENLIKKHEAFEKSAAAQEERFSALHRLTTFELKEMKRREQEREEEERRKKEEAAAAEAARLAKATPVTSPDEPPSERAEAEGVPSGERPTGEDESHVAHRKASTRTPQPQDKPKEAPKGGSGSESGTLRRKERSRSKSPFRSFRWRKSAKSPSLDRSGVSDDERSISEQRSPSDDEFEGVLQRKHEWESTTKKASNRSWHKVYMVVRGQSLYVYTDQKSYKAAPDQPYKGEAPLDLKGATITVASDYTKKKHVFRVKSQSGSDFLFQAKDDAEMNEWVSVLNQAAQGTSGASTSRAHTLPAPTQAETKRRSFFTLKKN, encoded by the exons ATGACGACCGACATCTCGGTGGTGCGCGCGGGTTGGGACCCCACGTTACAACAAGAGATTGTCGATGAGTACGAATACGACGGGGGAAACTCGAGTTCGAGGCTTTTCGAACGTTCACGGATCAAAGCCCTAGCCG GTGAACGTGAATTAGTACAAAAGAAGACCTTCCAAAAATGGGTGAACTCCCACTTGGTTCGGTGTTCCTGCCGAATCGGCGACCTGTACGTCGACCTACGAGACGGCAAGATGTTGATCAAACTCCTGGAGATCCTCTCCGGGGAACGCTTGCCACGACCTACGAAAGGAAAAATGCGAATCCACTGTTTGGAGAACGTCGACAAGGCGTTGCAGTTCTTGCGAGAGCAAAGAGTGCACCTGGAGAACATGGGATCCCACGACATAGTGGACGGGAATCCGCGTTTGAGCTTGGGTCTCATTTGGACCATCATTCTGCGATTCCAGATTCAGGACATCACGATCGAGGAGACCGACAATCAAGAAACGAAATCAGCGAAAGACGCGTTGCTCCTCTGGTGCCAGATGAAAACTGCTGGTTATCACAATGTAAACGTGCGAAATTTCACCACCTCGTGGCGCGATGGATTAGCCTTCAACGCCATCATTCACAAACACCGTCCAGACTTGATTCAATTCGACAAACTATCGAAATCGAACGCCATTTACAATCTGAACAACGCGTTCAACGTGGCCGAGGACAAGCTTGGTCTTACTAAATTGTTGGACGCTGAAGATATATTCGTTGATCATCCTGACGAGAAATCAATCATCACTTACGTGGTCACGTACTATCATTACTTCTCGAAGATGAAGCAAGAGACTGTGCAAGGTAAAAGGATCGGCAAAGTGGTCGGAATAGCGATGGAGAACGACCGTATGATCCACGAGTACGAAAGTCTGACCAGTGATCTGTTGCGTTGGATCGAGGGCACGATAGAGGCTCTAGGAGACCGTAGATTCGCTAACTCTTTGGTCGGAGTTCAGTCTCAACTTTCCCAGTTCTCCAATTACCGTACCGTAGAGAAACCGCCGAAGTTCGTGGAGAAGGGTAATCTGGAGGTACTGTTGTTCACGTTGCAGTCGAAGATGCGAGCGAACAATCAAAAACCATACACGCCGAAGGAGGGTAAGATGATTTCGGATATCAACAAAGCGTGGGAGAGGCTAGAGAAAGCGGAACACGAGCGAGAATTGGCTCTCCGCGAAGAGCTGATTCGTCAGGAAAAATTAGAGCAATTAGCAGCGAGATTCAACCGAAAGGCCAGTATGAGAGAGACCTGGTTGTCTGAGAATCAACGATTGGTTTCTCAGGATAACTTCGGCTTTGATCTAGCCGCCGTCGAGGCTGCTGCCAAAAAACACGAAGCCATCGAGACCGACATCTTCGCCTACGAGGAACGGGTCCAGGCTGTTATGGCTGTTTCGCAAGAACTAGAGACCGAGAACTACCATGACATCGAACGCATTAATGCCCGCAAAGACAACGTTCTCAGACTTTGGAATTACTTACTGGAGCTGCTTCGTGCTAGAAGAATGAGACTGGAGTTGTCTCTGCAGTTGCAACAGAACTTCCAGGAGATGCTGTACATCCTGGACAGTATGGAAGAGATCAAGATGCGTTTGCTGACCGACGACTACGGAAAGCACTTGATGGGTGTCGAAGACCTTCTGCAGAAACATTCTCTGGTAGAAGCAGACATCAATGTCCTCGGCGAGAGGGTGAAAGCTGTTGTGCAACAAAGTCAGAAGTTCTTGGAGCACGGAGAAGGCTATCGTCCTTGCGACCCAACGATCATCGTTGAGCGCGTGCAGCAATTGGAAGACGCGTACGCGGAATTAGTACGTTTGGCTGTTGAACGTAGAGCCAGACTCGAAGAATCTCGCAAACTGTGGCAATTCTATTGGGACATGGCTGACGAGGAGAACTGGATCAAGGAGAAGGAACAAATTGTATCCACTGGAGATATTGGTCATGATCTTACCACTATCAACTTACTGTTGTCGAAGCACAAGGCTCTGGAGAACGAGATCCAGTCTCACGAACCACAGCTGATGTCCGTGGTCGCTGTTGGGGATGAACTGGTTCGTCAGCAACACTTTGGTTCTGATCGAATCCAGGAGAGGCTTCAAGAAATTCTAGGAATGTGGAACCATCTTCTGGATCTGGCTGCTTTCAGAAGGAAACGTTTGGAAGAAGCTGTCGACTACCATCAATTGTTCGCAGATGCCGATGACATAGACATTTGGATGCTGGATACCTTGAAACTCGTCTCTTCGGAAGACGTCGGCAGAGACGAGGCAAACGTCCAGTCCCTGTTGAAGAAACACAAAGATGTTACAGACGAGTTAAAGAACTACGCTGCCACGATCGATCAGCTTCATCAGCAGGCAGCAGGTCTCGGTGAACAGGACGCGAAATCATCGGAAGTCCTGGAAAGACTGGCTTCCATAGACTCGAGGTACAAGGAGCTGATGGAACTAGCCAAGCTGCGTAAGCAGAGACTGCTAGACGCCTTGTCGTTGTACAAGTTGTTCAGCGAATCCGACGGAGTGGAACAATGGATCGGTGAAAAGAACAGGATGCTAGAGACGATGGTACCGGCCAAGGACATCGAAGACGTGGAGATCATGAAGCACCGATACAATGGCTTCGAAAAAGAAATGTACGCGAATGCTTCTCGAGTTGCCGTCGTGAATCAACTGGCCAGACAGCTGTTGCACGTCGAACATCCTAACTCTGAACAGATAGTCGCTCGTCAGAACGAGTTGAACCAGAAATGGGCAGAACTACGCGAGAAGGCGGAGAACAAACGCGACGAGCTGAACTCCGCCCACGGTGTGCAGACCTTCCACATCGAGTGTCGCGAGACGGTGTCCTGGATCGAGGACAAGAAGCGTATCCTTCAGCAGACCGACAGCCTGGAGATGGATCTGACCGGAGTAATGACACTCCAGCGTCGACTGAGTGGCATGGAACGCGACCTGGCAGCCATACAGGCCAAGTTGGACGCTCTGGAAATGGAGGCTCAGAATATCCAGCAACAGAACCTGGAAGATCCCGAGGTGATTCGAGAAAGGATCACTCAGATTCACACAATCTGGGAACAGCTGACTCAGATGCTGAAGGAACGCGACGCGAAACTGGAAGAAGCCGGTGATCTGCACAGATTCCTCCGAGACCTTGATCACTTCCAGGCGTGGTTAACCAAGACCCAAACCGACGTCGCCAGCGAGGACACGCCGACCACGTTGGCCGATGCCGAAAAACTGCTCACGCAGCATCAGAACATCAAGGAAGAGATCGACAACTACACCGACGACTACCAGAAGATGATGGAGTACGGAGAAAGGTTAACAAGCGAGGCTGGAGACGGGGACACGCAGTACATGTTCTTGAGGGAGAGATTGAACGCCCTGAAGATGGGCTGGGAGGAATTGCACCAGATGTGGGTGAACAGGAAGCTGTTGTTGTCGAATTCCTTGAACTTGCAGGTATTCGACCGTGATGCTCGCCAGGCAGAGGTGCTTTTGTCCCAGCAAGAGCACATTCTCGCTAAAGATGAAACACCGGCAAACTTCGAGCAGGCCGAGCACATGATCAAGCGTCACGAGGCCTTCATGACTACCATGGACGCGAACGACGAGAAGATCAACAACGTGGTGCAGTTCGCTGGACGACTTGTCGACGAGGGACACTTCGCGGCTGACAAAGTCAAGAAGAAGGCGGAGAGCATCAACGAACGACGTCGAGTGAACCGCGAGAAGGCTAACCAATGCATGGAGAAGCTGAAGGATCAGTTGCAGCTGCAAATGTTCCTGCAGGACTGCGAGGAGTTGGGCGAATGGGTGCAAGAGAAGCACATCACTGCCCAGGACGAAACTTATAGAAGTGCAAAGACTGTCCACAGCAAATGGACCAGGCATCAGGCCTTCGAGGCAGAAATAGCGAGCAACAAGGATCGTCTGCAGCAGTTACAACAAGCTGCAGAGGAACTGATCCAACAGAAACCAGACCTGGCCGACATCATCAAACCGAAAGTGGCCGAATTGGCTGATCAGTTCGAGGAACTCGAGACCACCACCCACGACAAGGGTGAACGTCTGTTCGATGCCAATCGCGAGGTACTTATCCACCAGACCTGCGACGACATTGACTCCTGGATGAACGAGCTGGAGAAGCAAATCGAGAGCACGGATACCGGATCCGATTTGGCTTCCGTTAACATCCTGATGCAGAAGCAACAGATGATCGAAACGCAGATGGCGGTTAAGGCTAGACAAGTCACTGAACTGGATAAACAAGCGGAGCACTTGCAGCGCACAGTGCCAGATGACAAGATGGAGGAGATCAAGTGCAAGAAGGAGAAGGTCGCCCAGAGATTCGCCCAATTGAAGGCTCCTCTGATCGACCGACAGCGTCAActggagaagaagaaagaggccTTCCAATTCAGACGCGACGTGGAGGACGAGAAGCTCTGGATCGCCGAGAAGATGCCCCAAGCCACCAGCACCGAATACGGTAACTCCCTATTTAACGTGCACatgctgaagaagaagaaccagtCTCTCCGCACCGAAATCGAGAACCACGAGCCCAGGATTAATCTGGTGTGCAACAACGGACAGAAGTTGATCGACGAAGGACACGAGGACAGTCCTGAATTCCAGAAACTGATACCCGAGTTGACGGAGAAATGGAAGGAGCTGAAGGATGCGGTAGACGACAGGAACAAGCATCTGCTTCAGAACGAGAAGGCACAGCAGTACTTCTTCGACGCGACCGAGGCGGAATCCTGGATGAGCGAGCAAGAGTTGTACATGATGGTGGAGGATCGTGGCAAGGATGAGATTTCTGCACAGAATCTGATGAAGAAACACGAGTCCTTGGAGCACGCTGTAGAGGACTACGCCGAGACGATCCGCCAGCTAGGAGAAACGGCTAGACAGCTGATCAACGATCAACATCCTCTCGCTGATCAGATTGCTGTAAAACAATCTCAAGTGGACAAATTGTACGCCGGATTGAAGGACCTGGCTGGTGAACGTCGAGCCAAACTGGACGAGGCTCTTCAGCTGTTCATGTTGAACAGAGAGGTGGACGACTTGGAGCAGTGGATCGCGGAGAGAGAATTGGTCGCTGGAAGTCATGAACTGGGCCAGGACTACGACCACGTGACGTTGCTATGGGAGAGGTTCAAGGAGTTCGCTAGGGACACCGAGGCGATAGGTTCAGAAAGGGTAGCAGCAGTGAACGGTATCGCGGATTCTTTAATAGCAACCGGTCACTCGGATGCTGCTACCATTGCCGAATGGAAGGACGGATTGAACGAGGTGTGGCAGGACCTGCTGGAGCTGATCGACACTCGCACGCAGATGCTGCAAGCCAGCCGGGAGCTGCACAAATTCTTCCACGACTGCAAGGACGTTCTTGGAAGAATCCTGGAAAAACAAAATGCCATGTCAGACGAGCTCGGTCGCGATGCTGGCTCGGTTTCCGCTCTCCAACGAAAACACGGCAACTTCATGCAAGATCTGTCCACCTTGCAGAGTCAGGTGTCGCAGATTCAAGAGGAGTCGGCTAAATTGCAGGCTTGCTATGCTGGTGACAAGGCTAGAGAGATAACGAACCGCGAAGGAGAGGTTGTTGCCGCTTGGAACAACTTGCAGTCCCTCTGCGAAGGAAGAAGAACGAAACTGGAGGACACCGGGGATCTCTACCGATTCTTCAACATGGTCAGAACCCTGATGATCTGGATGGACGATGTAGTGCGCCAGATGAACACTTCTGAGAAGCCTCGCGACGTTGCTGGAGTTGAGTTGTTGATGAACAATCATCAGAGCCTGAAGGCTGAGATCGACGCCAGGGAGGACAACCTGATGGCTTGTATCAATCTCGGGAAGGATTTGTTAGCTAGGAATCATTATGCCAACTCTCAGATCAAGGAGAAACTGGCGGCGCTCACGGATCATAGAAATGCGTTGCTGCATAGATGGGAGGAGCGTTGGGAGAACTTGCAGCTCA TTTTGGAGGTGTATCAGTTTGCTAGAGACGCTGCGGTCGCTGAGGCATGGTTGATCGCACAGGAACCATATCTGATGAGCCAAGAACTTGGC CACACGATTGACGAAGTTGAAAACCTAATCAAGAAGCACGAGGCGTTCGAAAAGTCGGCAGCTGCGCAAGAGGAAAGGTTTAGTGCCTTGCATCGACTCACTACG TTTGAGTTGAAAGAAATGAAGAGGAGGGAACAAGAGCGAGAGGAAGAGGAGAGACGTAAGAAAGAGGAGGCCGCAGCAGCTGAGGCAGCTCGATTAGCTAAAGCAACGCCAGTAACTAGTCCAGATGAACCACCCAGTGAAAG AGCTGAAGCTGAAGGAGTACCTAGCGGAGAACGCCCCACCGGCGAAGACGAGTCACATG TGGCACATCGCAAGGCTTCTACACGTACACCACAGCCTCAAGACAAGCCCAAGGAAG